The following DNA comes from Kitasatospora sp. NBC_01287.
AGGCGCGAGCCCCGGCGCGAGATCAGGAACCCGGCGACCAGCATCAGCAGGGCGGTGGAGATGCCGTGGTTGACCATGTAGAGGGTGGCGCCGCTCTGGCCCTGGCTGGTCATCGCGAAGATGCCCATGATGATGAAGCCGAAGTGCGAGATCGAGGCGTAGGCGACCAGCCGCTTGATGTCCTTCTGACCCACCGCCAGCAGCGCGCCGTAGATGATCCCGACCACCGAGAGCACCAGGATCGCGGGGGCGAAGAACTTCGAGGCGTCCGGGAAGAGGCCCAGGCAGAAGCGGAGCATCGCGAAGGTGCCGACCTTGTCGACCACCGCGGTGATCAGCACCGCGGTACCGGCGGTGGACTCGCCCATCGCGTTCGGCAGCCAGGTGTGCAGCGGCCAGAGCGGGGCCTTCACGGCGAAGGCGAAGAAGAAGCCGAGGAAGAGCGCGCGCTCGGCGGTCGGGTTGATCACCAGCTTGCCGTCGGCCACCGCCGAGGTGAGCGCCTGCAGGTCGAAGGTGCCCTGGCCCTGCTGCTGCGCGATCACGTACAGGCCGATCACGGCGGCCAGCATGACCAGGCCGCCGAGCAGGTTGTAGAGCAGGAACTTGACCGCGGCGTAGGTGCGCTGGCGGGCCGCCTCGGGGCCGCCGGTGCGGTCGCCGAAGCCGCCGATCAGGAAGTACATCGGGATCAGCATGGCTTCGAAGAAGACGTAGAACAGGAAGACGTCGGTGGCCAGGAAGGAGACGAGCACCATCGCCTCGACGGCCAGGATCAGGGCGAAGAAGCCCTGGGTGCGGCGCCTGTTCTCGAACGACTGGCCCTCGGAGCCGGCGTCCGGGCGGGGGATGGGCCCCTCCTGCCCGTTGGCGGGCAAGGAGGGAGGGTCGGCGTCGTGCCAGGAGGCCAGCATCACCAGCGGCACCAGCACGGCGGTGAGCAGCACCAGCACCGCGCCGATGCCGTCCACGCCGAGCGAGAAGTTGATCCCGAAGGAGCGGATCCAGCTGTGCGACTCGGTGAGCTGGTAGCGCGCGCCGCCCGGCTCGAAGTCGGCGGCCACCAGCGCGGTGAGCGCCAGCGTGACGGCGGAGACGCCGAGCGCGACCGCCTTGGTGGTGCGCCGCCGGGCCTCGCTGGTGCCGGCGGGCAGCGCGGCGGTGAGGATCGCCCCGGCGGCGGGGACGGCGCAGGTGACGGTCAGCAGGTAGCTCATGGCCGGGCCTCCTGACGATGTGTCATGTCTTTCATACCGACCTCATCAGGAGGGTGGTGGCGACCAGGACCAGCGTGCCGCCGAACATGGAGAGGGCGTAGGAGCGGACGTAGCCGTTCTGCACCCGGCGCAGCCGGCTGGAGATGCCGCCGATGCTCGCGGCCAGGCCGTTGACGAAGCCGTCCAGCCCCCTGCTGTCGAAGTAGACGAGCGCGGCGGTGAGCGCGGAGCCGGGGCGCACCAGGGCGGCGTGGTTGAAGTCGTCCTGCAGCAGGTCGCGGCGGGCCGCCCGGGTGAGCGCGGAGCCGACCGGCGGGGTGACCGGGATCGGGGAGCGCGCGTACATCTGGATGGCGAGGGCGACACCGGCCAGCATGCAGGCGATGCTCAGGGTCATGACGGCCCAGCCGGGCAGCGGCGAGTCGCCCTCGCTGAAGCCGGTGACCGGCTCCAGCCAGTGCTGGAAGGAGTTGTTCAGGGTGAAGAGGCCGCCCGCGAGGACCGAGCCGACGGCCAGCACGACCATCGGGACGGTCATCGACTTCGGCGACTCGTGCGGGTGCGGCTGGTGGCCCTCGGCGTCCGGCTGCCAGCGCTTCTCGCCGAAGAAGGTCAGGATCATCACCCGGGTCATGTAGAACGCGGTGATGGCCGCGCCGAGCAGGGTGACCAGGCCGAGGATCCAGCCCTCGGTGCCGCCCTTGGCGAAGGCCGCCTCGATGATCTTGTCCTTGGACCAGAAGCCGGACGGCCCGGGGAACCCGATGATCGCCAGGTAGCCGAGCCCGAAGGTGACGTAGGTGATCGGCAGGTACTTGCGCAGGCCGCCGTAGTGGCGCATGTTCACCTCGTCGTTCATGCCGTGCATGACCGATCCGGCGCCGAGGAAGAGCCCGGCCTTGAAGAAGCCGTGGGTGACCAGGTGCATGATCGCGAAGACGTAGCCGATCGGGCCCAGGCCCGCCGCCAGGATCATGTAGCCGATCTGCGACATGGTCGAGCCGGCCAGCGCCTTCTTGATGTCGTCCTTGGCGCAACCGACGATCGCCCCGAAGATCAGCGTCACGGCGCCGACGCAGACCACCGCGAGCTGGGCGTCCGGCGCCCGGTTGAAGATCGCGTTCGACCGGGTGATCAGGTAGACGCCGGCGGTCACCATGGTGGCCGCGTGGATCAGCGCGGAGACCGGGGTCGGGCCCTCCATCGCGTCGCCGAGCCAGCTCTGCAGCGGCACCTGGGCCGACTTGCCGCAGGCCGCCAGCAGCAGCAGCAGCCCGATCGCGGTCAGCCGCCCGGAGCTCGCCTGGTGCACGGTGTCGAAGACCGGGCCGAAGGTGAAACTGCCGAACTGGGTGAACATCAGCATGATCGCGATGGACAGGCCCACGTCGCCGACCCGGTTGACGATGAAGGCCTTCTTGGCCGCGGTGGCCGCGCTCGGCTTGTGCTGCCAGAAGCCGATCAGCAGGTACGAGGCGAGGCCCACCCCCTCCCACCCGACGTACAGCAGCAGGTAGTTGTTCGCCAGCACCAGCAGCAGCATGGCGGCCAGGAAGAGGTTGAGGTAGCCGAAGAAGCGGCGGCGGCGCTCGTCGTGGGCCATGTAGCCCGTGGAGTAGACGTGGATCAGGGTGCCGACGCCGGTGATCAGCAGCACGAAGGTCATCGAGAGCTGGTCGAGCTGGAAGGCCACGTCGGCCTGGAAGCCGGCCACCGGGATCCAGGTGAACAGGTGGACGGAGACCGGCCGTTGGTCGACGCCGCGGCCCAGCATCGAGAAGAAGAGCAGCGCCGCGAAGACGAAGGAGAGCAGCGCCGCGAACGTGCCCAGCCAGTGGCCGAACCGGTCGAGGGCGCGGCCGCCGAGCAGCAGCACGGCAGCGCCGAGCAGCGGCGCCGCGATGAGCAGCGGGATGAGAGAGTTCACCTGGGCCCCTACAGCTTCATCAGGTTGCTGTCATCGACCGAAGCCGAGTGCCTGGTCCGGAAGATGCTCACGATGATCGCCAGGCCCACCACGACCTCGGCCGCCGCGACCACCATGGTGAAGAAGGCCAGGATCTGGCCGTCCAGCGTGCCCTGCAGTCGGGAGAAGGTGACCAGGGCCAGGTTGGAGGCGTTGAGCATCAGCTCCACGCACATGAACAGGACGATCGCGTTGCGCCGGATCAGCACCCCGGAGGCGCCGATGGTGAACAGCAGGGCGGCGAGGTACAGGTAGTTGACCGGATTCACTCCGCGTCCTCCTTCGGTTCCTTCGTCGGGACGGTCTCCAGGGCCGGGCGCGGCTGGGCCGGCACCGGGCGCTCGGAGGAGGGACGGCCCAGCCAGTCGGCGCTGGTGTTCTCCAGCTCGGCCATCCGCCGCAGCATGTCCTGGCTGACGTCGCGGATCTGGCCGCGCTCGCGCAGGGTGGCCATCACCGAGTCCTCGGCGATCGTGCCGTCCGGCAGCAGGCCCGCGATGTCGACCGCGTTGTGCCGGGCGTAGACGCCGGGGGCCGGCAGCGGCGGGATCTGCTTGTTCTCCCGGATCCGCTGGGCCGCCAACTCCCGCTGGGTGCTGGGCTGCTGGACGTGCTCGCGGTGGGTGAGCACCATCGCGCCGACCGCCGCGGTGATCAGCAGCGCGCCGGTGACCTCGAAGGCCCAGACGTACTTGGTGAAGAGCAGCTGGGCCAGGCCCTGCACGTTGCCGGCGGCGTTGGCCTCGGCCAGGCCGGTGAAGTGGCCGAGCCGGGCGTGGGCGATGCCCGCGATCAGCAGCGCCCCGAAGCCCAGGCCGCAGAGCACGGCGGCGGCCCGCTGGCCCTTCAGCTGCTCCTTGAGGGAGTCGGCCGAGGTGACGCCGACCAGCATCACCACGAAGAGGAAGAGCATCATGATCGCGCCGGTGTAGACCACGATCTGCACCACGCCCAGGAAGACCGCGCCCTGGGCCAGGTAGCAGACCGCGAGCGCGAGCATGGTGGCGGCCAGGCAGAGCGCGCTGTGCACCGCCTTGCGCATGGTCAGCATGCCCAGCGCGCCGCCGACCGCGATCACCGCGAGCACCCAGAACTGGACCGCTTCGCCGGTGGAGGTCATGAGCCCACCTCCGTCTGGTGCCGCTCCTGGGTGACGGTGCCGGGCGCGGCCTCGGTGACCTCGCCCCGGTAGTAGGCGCCCTCGTCGGTGCCCGGGAAGAGCGCGTGCGGCGCCTCGACCATGCCCTCGGTCAGCCCGGAGAGCAACTGCTCCTTGGTGAAGATCAGGTCGGCCCGCGAGGAGTCGGCGAGTTCGTACTCGTTGGTCATGGTCAGCGCGCGGGTGGGGCAGGCCTCGATGCACAGCCCGCACAGGATGCAGCGGGCGTAGTTGATCTGGTAGACCGCGCCGTAGCGCTCACCCGGGGAGTAGCGCTCCTCCTCGGTGTTGTCGGCGCCCTCCACGTAGATCGCGTCCGCCGGGCAGGCCCAGGCGCACAGCTCGCAGCCGACGCACTTCTCCAGCCCGTCCGGGTGGCGGTTGAGCTGGTGGCGGCCGTGGAAGCGGGGCGCGGTGGGCTTCTTCTGCTCCGGGTACTGCTCGGTCAGCCGCTTCTTGAACATGGCCGTGAAGGTCACGCCGAAGCCGGCGGCCGGGCCCAGCAGCGACGGCTTGTCCTCTGACTCTGGCATCTCTGGCATCTCGGTTCAGCTCCCCTCGGAATGGTTGGCGCCGTTCAGCGCGTCCTGGAGCGGCTCCACGGGAACCGCCTTGGGCACCCGGCTGCGCCGGCGCGGCACCGGGGGCAGCTGCTGGCCGGGCAGCGGCGGGACGGGGTAGCCACCCGCCATCGGGTCGAACTCCTCGACCGGCTGGAACTGCCTCGCCTTGGGCTCCTTGGTCCGCATGCCGTCCCAGAGCAGCGAGAGCAGCAGCAGCGCGGCCACCGGCGCGCCCACGTAGAGCACCACGTTGCCGAAGCCGTAGCCCTCGTTGCGCAGCGCCCGGACACTGGCCACCATCACCAGCCAGACCAGCGAGACCGGGATCAGCACCTTCCAGCCGAGCTTCATGAACTGGTCGTAGCGCAGCCGGGGCAGCGTGCCGCGGAGCCAGATGAAGAAGAAGAGCAGCAGCTGGATCTTGATCACGATCCAGAGCAGCGGCCACCAGCCGTGGTTGGCGCCGGCCCAGAAGGTGGAGATCGGCCACGGGGCCCGCCAGCCGCCCAGGAAGAGGGTGCTGGCGACCGCCGAGACGGTGACCATGTTGACGTACTCGGCCAGCATGAACATCGCGAACTTCAGCGAGCTGTACTCGGTGTTGAAGCCGCCGACCAGCTCGCCCTCCGCCTCGGGCAGGTCGAACGGCGCCCGGTTGGTCTCCCCGACCATCGCGATGACGTAGACGATGAAGGAGACCGGCAGCAGCACCGCGAACCAGGTGGGCTGCTGGGATTCGACGATCTGCGAGGTGGACATCGAGCCGGAGTAGATGAAGACCGCCGCGAAGGAGAGCCCCATCGCGATCTCGTAGGAGATCATCTGGGCCGAGGAGCGCAGCCCGCCGAGCAGCGGGTAGGTCGAACCCGAGGACCAGCCGGCCAGCACGATGCCGTAGATCCCGATCGAGGCGGTGGCCAGGATGTAGAGCAGGGCCACCGGCAGGTCGGTGAGCTGCATCGGGGTGCGGGTGCCGAAGATCGAGATCTCGTTGTCGGCCGGGCCGAACGGGATCACCGCGATCGCCATGAAGGCCGGGATCGCGCAGACCACCGGGGCCAGGATGTAGACCACCTTGTCCGCCCCGGAGACCACCAGGTCCTCCTTGAGGGCGAGCTTGACCCCGTCGGCCAGCGACTGCAGCAGACCCCAGGGGCCGTGCCGGTTGGGGCCGATCCGCAGCTGCATCCAGGCGACGACCTTGCGCTCCCAGACGATCGAGACCAGCACGGTGATCAGCAGGAAGGCGAAGCAGAAGACCGCCTTGATGATCACCAGCCACCACGGGTCGCGCCCGAAGAAGCCGAGCGTCTCGTAACTGGCGGCGAGTTCCAGGCCTGTCATCAGTCCTCCCCTCCTGCCGGGGCGATGGTCACCAGGTGGCCGACCGTGGTGCCGAGCGAGCGGTACACGCCCGCTCCGGTGGAATTGAGCGGCAGCCAGACCGTGCGGTCGGGCATCTCCGCGGTGAGCTCCAGCGGCAGCACCAGCGAGCCCGCCGGACCGCTGACCCGCAGCCGCTCGCCCGCCCCGATCTCGGCGGCGGTGCCGGGCGAGAGCCGGGCGACGGCGGCGTGCCGGGTGCCAGCCAGGTGCTCGTCACCCTGCTGGAGGGTGCCGAGGTCCAGCAGCAGCCGCCAACCCGCCAGCACGGCCTGCCCGGTGGCGGGCCGGGGCAGCGGCGCCGGGTGGCCGGCCGGGGCGGTGGGGCGGTCGCCGTCCCACGGGGTGAAGGCGTCCAGTTCGCGCCGGGCGGCCCGGACGTCGGGCAGGCCCAGCCGGTGGCCGAGCGCGTCCGCCAGCATGTTCAGCACCCGCACGTCCGAGTGCAGGTGACGGCCCATCTGCTGGTCGGGCTTCAGCGCGGCCTCGAAGAGCCGCACCCGGCCCTCCCAGTCCAGGAAGGTGCCGGCCTTCTCGGCGACCGCGGCCACCGGCAGCACCACGTCGGCGTGGGCGGTGACCGCCGAGGGCCGCAGCTCCAGCGAGAGCACGAAGCCGACCCGGCTCAGCGCCTCCTCGGCCAGCTGCGGGTCCGGCAGGTCGCCGGGGTCGACCCCGCCGATCACCAGCGCGTCCAGGTCGCCGTGCGCGGCCGCAGCCAGGATCTGGCCGGTGTCGCGCCCGGGGCGGGCCGGCAGTTCGGCCACCCCCCAGGCCGCGGCGGCCTCGGCGCGGGCGGCCGGGACGCCGAGCGGACGGCCGCCGGGCAGCAGGCCCGGCAGGGCGCCGGCCTCCAGCGCGCCGCGCTCGCCGGCCCGGCGCGGGATCCAGGCGAGCCTGGCGCCGGTGGCGTGCGACAGGCGCAGCGCCGAGGTGAGCGCGCCGGCCGTCTGGGCCAGCCGCTCGCCCACCAGGATCACCGAGCCGGGCCGGCGCAGCAGTCGCGCGGCCTGGCCGGCCTCGTCGCTCAGCGGCTCCTCGGCGGTCAGCGCGCCGAGCCACTCGGCCTCGGTGCCGGGGGCGGCGGGCAGCAGCGCGCCGCCGAGCTTGTGCAGGCCCCGCGAGCGGTGGTCGGCGATCGCGAAGACCTTCAGGCCGGTGCGGCTCGCCTTGCGCAGCCGCAGGAAGACGATCGGCGACTCCTCCTCCGGCTCGAACCCGGCCAGCAGCACGGCGGGCGCGGCCTCCAGGTCGCGGTAGGTGGTGCCGGTGCCGCCGAGGTCCACGCCGCGCCCGGCCACGACGGCGGCCAGGAAGTCCGCCTCCTCACCGCTGTGCGGGCGGGCCCGGAAGTCCACGTCGTTGGTGCCGAGCACCACCCGGGCGAACTTGGCGTAGCCGTAGGCGTCCTCCACCGTCACCCGGCCGCCGGTCAGCACCGCGGTGCGGGAGCCGGCCAGGCCCTCGGCGGCCGCGGCCAGCGCCTGCGGCCAGGAGGCCGGCACCAGTTCGCCGCTCTCCCGGTCGCGCACCAGCGGGGTGGTCAGCCGGTCGCGCTGCTGGGCGTAGCGGAAGGCGAACCGGCCCTTGTCGCAGTTCCACTCCTCGTTGACCTCGGGGTCCTCGCCGGCCAGGCGGCGCAGCACCTTGCCGCGCCGGTGGTCGGTGCGCTGCGCGCAGCCGGCCGAGCAGTGCTCGCAGACGCTCGGCGAGGAGACCAGGTCGAAGGGGCGGGAGCGGAACCGGTAGGCGGCCGAGGTGAGGGCGCCGACCGGGCAGATCTGGATGGTGTTGCCGGAGAAGTACGACTCGAAGTCGTCGCCCTCGCCGATGCCGACCTGCTGCAGCGCGCCGCGCTCCACCAGGTCGATGAACGGGTCGCCGGCGATCTGCTGCGAGAAGCGGGTGCAGCGGGCGCAGAGCACGCAGCGCTCCCGGTCCAGCAGCACCTGGCTGCTGATCGGCAGCGGCTTCTCGTAGGTCCGCTTCATGCCCTCGAAGCGCGAGTCGGCCGCGCCGGTGGACATCGCCTGGTTCTGCAGCGGGCACTCGCCGCCCTTGTCGCAGACCGGGCAGTCCAGCGGGTGGTTGATCAGCAGCAGCTCCATCACGCCGCGCTGCGCCTTCTCGGCGACCGGCGAGCTGACCTGGGTGCGCACCACCATGCCCTCGGCGACCGGGATCGTGCAGGAGGCGACCGGCTTGCGCTGGCCCTCGATCTCCACGATGCACTGGCGGCAGGCGCCGGCCGGGTCGAGCAGCGGGTGGTCGCAGAACCGCGGCACCTGGGTGCCGATCTGCTCGGCCGCCCGGATCACCAGGGTGCCCTTGGGGACCCGCACCTCGACGCCGTCGATGGTGAGCGTGACGAGTTCGACCGCGGTCCTGGCCGGGTCCGTGGACGGATCGGCGATGGTCACGCGTGCACCTCCCTCTCGGTGGCGGGCTGGGGGGCCTTGGCCGGACGGCCGTCGGCCCAGACGGTGGCGGCGGCCGGATCGAACGGGCAGCGGCGC
Coding sequences within:
- a CDS encoding NADH-quinone oxidoreductase subunit M, with product MSYLLTVTCAVPAAGAILTAALPAGTSEARRRTTKAVALGVSAVTLALTALVAADFEPGGARYQLTESHSWIRSFGINFSLGVDGIGAVLVLLTAVLVPLVMLASWHDADPPSLPANGQEGPIPRPDAGSEGQSFENRRRTQGFFALILAVEAMVLVSFLATDVFLFYVFFEAMLIPMYFLIGGFGDRTGGPEAARQRTYAAVKFLLYNLLGGLVMLAAVIGLYVIAQQQGQGTFDLQALTSAVADGKLVINPTAERALFLGFFFAFAVKAPLWPLHTWLPNAMGESTAGTAVLITAVVDKVGTFAMLRFCLGLFPDASKFFAPAILVLSVVGIIYGALLAVGQKDIKRLVAYASISHFGFIIMGIFAMTSQGQSGATLYMVNHGISTALLMLVAGFLISRRGSRLIADFGGVQKVAPVLAGTFLIGGLATLSLPGLAPFVSEFLVLVGTFSRYPALGVIATLGIVLAALYVLVLYQRTMTGPVKEPVSRMPDLKARELLVAAPLIALTVALGVYPKPLTDLVNPAVADTLSQVHRTDPAPAHPVAIPAGGAQQ
- the nuoL gene encoding NADH-quinone oxidoreductase subunit L is translated as MNSLIPLLIAAPLLGAAVLLLGGRALDRFGHWLGTFAALLSFVFAALLFFSMLGRGVDQRPVSVHLFTWIPVAGFQADVAFQLDQLSMTFVLLITGVGTLIHVYSTGYMAHDERRRRFFGYLNLFLAAMLLLVLANNYLLLYVGWEGVGLASYLLIGFWQHKPSAATAAKKAFIVNRVGDVGLSIAIMLMFTQFGSFTFGPVFDTVHQASSGRLTAIGLLLLLAACGKSAQVPLQSWLGDAMEGPTPVSALIHAATMVTAGVYLITRSNAIFNRAPDAQLAVVCVGAVTLIFGAIVGCAKDDIKKALAGSTMSQIGYMILAAGLGPIGYVFAIMHLVTHGFFKAGLFLGAGSVMHGMNDEVNMRHYGGLRKYLPITYVTFGLGYLAIIGFPGPSGFWSKDKIIEAAFAKGGTEGWILGLVTLLGAAITAFYMTRVMILTFFGEKRWQPDAEGHQPHPHESPKSMTVPMVVLAVGSVLAGGLFTLNNSFQHWLEPVTGFSEGDSPLPGWAVMTLSIACMLAGVALAIQMYARSPIPVTPPVGSALTRAARRDLLQDDFNHAALVRPGSALTAALVYFDSRGLDGFVNGLAASIGGISSRLRRVQNGYVRSYALSMFGGTLVLVATTLLMRSV
- the nuoK gene encoding NADH-quinone oxidoreductase subunit NuoK codes for the protein MNPVNYLYLAALLFTIGASGVLIRRNAIVLFMCVELMLNASNLALVTFSRLQGTLDGQILAFFTMVVAAAEVVVGLAIIVSIFRTRHSASVDDSNLMKL
- a CDS encoding NADH-quinone oxidoreductase subunit J, with protein sequence MTSTGEAVQFWVLAVIAVGGALGMLTMRKAVHSALCLAATMLALAVCYLAQGAVFLGVVQIVVYTGAIMMLFLFVVMLVGVTSADSLKEQLKGQRAAAVLCGLGFGALLIAGIAHARLGHFTGLAEANAAGNVQGLAQLLFTKYVWAFEVTGALLITAAVGAMVLTHREHVQQPSTQRELAAQRIRENKQIPPLPAPGVYARHNAVDIAGLLPDGTIAEDSVMATLRERGQIRDVSQDMLRRMAELENTSADWLGRPSSERPVPAQPRPALETVPTKEPKEDAE
- the nuoI gene encoding NADH-quinone oxidoreductase subunit NuoI, with amino-acid sequence MPESEDKPSLLGPAAGFGVTFTAMFKKRLTEQYPEQKKPTAPRFHGRHQLNRHPDGLEKCVGCELCAWACPADAIYVEGADNTEEERYSPGERYGAVYQINYARCILCGLCIEACPTRALTMTNEYELADSSRADLIFTKEQLLSGLTEGMVEAPHALFPGTDEGAYYRGEVTEAAPGTVTQERHQTEVGS
- the nuoH gene encoding NADH-quinone oxidoreductase subunit NuoH; translation: MTGLELAASYETLGFFGRDPWWLVIIKAVFCFAFLLITVLVSIVWERKVVAWMQLRIGPNRHGPWGLLQSLADGVKLALKEDLVVSGADKVVYILAPVVCAIPAFMAIAVIPFGPADNEISIFGTRTPMQLTDLPVALLYILATASIGIYGIVLAGWSSGSTYPLLGGLRSSAQMISYEIAMGLSFAAVFIYSGSMSTSQIVESQQPTWFAVLLPVSFIVYVIAMVGETNRAPFDLPEAEGELVGGFNTEYSSLKFAMFMLAEYVNMVTVSAVASTLFLGGWRAPWPISTFWAGANHGWWPLLWIVIKIQLLLFFFIWLRGTLPRLRYDQFMKLGWKVLIPVSLVWLVMVASVRALRNEGYGFGNVVLYVGAPVAALLLLSLLWDGMRTKEPKARQFQPVEEFDPMAGGYPVPPLPGQQLPPVPRRRSRVPKAVPVEPLQDALNGANHSEGS
- a CDS encoding NADH-quinone oxidoreductase subunit G, yielding MTIADPSTDPARTAVELVTLTIDGVEVRVPKGTLVIRAAEQIGTQVPRFCDHPLLDPAGACRQCIVEIEGQRKPVASCTIPVAEGMVVRTQVSSPVAEKAQRGVMELLLINHPLDCPVCDKGGECPLQNQAMSTGAADSRFEGMKRTYEKPLPISSQVLLDRERCVLCARCTRFSQQIAGDPFIDLVERGALQQVGIGEGDDFESYFSGNTIQICPVGALTSAAYRFRSRPFDLVSSPSVCEHCSAGCAQRTDHRRGKVLRRLAGEDPEVNEEWNCDKGRFAFRYAQQRDRLTTPLVRDRESGELVPASWPQALAAAAEGLAGSRTAVLTGGRVTVEDAYGYAKFARVVLGTNDVDFRARPHSGEEADFLAAVVAGRGVDLGGTGTTYRDLEAAPAVLLAGFEPEEESPIVFLRLRKASRTGLKVFAIADHRSRGLHKLGGALLPAAPGTEAEWLGALTAEEPLSDEAGQAARLLRRPGSVILVGERLAQTAGALTSALRLSHATGARLAWIPRRAGERGALEAGALPGLLPGGRPLGVPAARAEAAAAWGVAELPARPGRDTGQILAAAAHGDLDALVIGGVDPGDLPDPQLAEEALSRVGFVLSLELRPSAVTAHADVVLPVAAVAEKAGTFLDWEGRVRLFEAALKPDQQMGRHLHSDVRVLNMLADALGHRLGLPDVRAARRELDAFTPWDGDRPTAPAGHPAPLPRPATGQAVLAGWRLLLDLGTLQQGDEHLAGTRHAAVARLSPGTAAEIGAGERLRVSGPAGSLVLPLELTAEMPDRTVWLPLNSTGAGVYRSLGTTVGHLVTIAPAGGED